A stretch of Brachionichthys hirsutus isolate HB-005 unplaced genomic scaffold, CSIRO-AGI_Bhir_v1 contig_761, whole genome shotgun sequence DNA encodes these proteins:
- the LOC137914056 gene encoding small ribosomal subunit protein uS15m-like: MFSRVALETILKSSAGVFRESGTLCSFPLAKPWTCSSLLSAPTVRCVAGRFALPPPVRYYARSATIKKTTDHVSQLSDITPTMLKFDYAAVPLAETTEDVVRRLLSMELANNSEKLHLKREQLIAKVQKTKNDRSSLEVRVAILTTKIRNYQEHLQKHHTDKSNKRGMLMAIDRRKKLLKSLRLVDYDAFEKVCEQLGITYTFPPEYHRRATRRWLAKKALCIKIFKEVQKQKAEQRMKESLTLKDKAACAETESQ; the protein is encoded by the exons ATGTTCTCAAGAGTAGCTCTAGAAACGATTCTGAAATCGTCGGCCGGTGTTTTCCGAGAAAGCGGGACCCTGTGCTCGTTTCCGTTAGCGAAACCGTGGACATGCAGCTCTTTATTGTCAGCACCGACAGTCCGCTGTG ttGCAGGGCGCTTCGCTCTTCCACCACCTGTGAGATATTATGCTCGGTCTGCAACCATCAAAAAGACAACGG ATCATGTGAGCCAGCTCAGTGACATTACTCCAACAATGCTGAAGTTTGATTACGCAGCTGTACCCCTTGCTGAAAC GACTGAGGATGTTGTCAGAAGACTTCTTTCTATGGAACTAGCGAATAAT AGTGAAAAGCTACATCTGAAAAGGGAACAGCTGATTGCAAAAGTCCAGAAGACCAAAAATGACCGCAGCTCATTGGAAGTCCGGG tggctATTTTGACGACAAAAATCCGAAACTACCAAGAGCACTTGCAAAAACATCACACG GATAAATCAAACAAGAGGGGGATGCTCATGGCCATTGACCGAAGGAAAAAGCTTTTAAAGAGCCTTAGGTTGGTCGACTATGACGCCTTCGAGAAGGTGTGCGAGCAGCTGGGCATCACCTACACCTTCCCTCCTGAGTACCACAGAAGGGCAACTCGCCGGTGGCTGGCCAAGAAGGCTTTGTGCATTAAG ATATTCAAAGAAGTTCAGAAACAGAAAGCTGAGCAGAGGATGAAAGAAAGCTTAACCTTGAAAGATAAGGCAGCCTGTGCAGAAACTGAAAGTCAATAA
- the LOC137914050 gene encoding granulocyte colony-stimulating factor receptor-like — MKSTWLSVIVMLVPFLNGARNDNYMPPCANIQTARLVVPMGSPVTATCVISDDCPLVIEEIVRIEWHLDNNLLPISSYVAGASSRVSEVVIPSFNHTRAFLACCVQTSPAQVVKGVEIRAGYLPEAPQNLSCQTNLTNPNTMACVWDPGEQETYLLTKYTLHTKIWELRKNHTYAVLPGVHRYTIPRPDFVLFSKMDIYVRAVNELGEATSVPIIVEPISKAKFDPPMILKVEAAPRRFGCLELSWSLPQHLFWVSNRYLNAEARQKTPNSSQWTKQPILPTKPANLCNLLNGTQYVTQIRVRYKQSPWSEWSSIQSGVTLESAPTGRLDWWMKVSRDQMHKQHSIKLFWKPSKRFCANGQNVSYVVSDQKMLGGKANLCSTKGNCCTFQLPRSVKKVHLRAVNAAGKSAPTECHIYPPKGRLVLSDVSVDPQEDRSLLVQWRTVLSSSPVDFVVDWRPVLNKELSLSQFEIVNRNQTSLVIKGSFEPYEPYDISVYPRFKDGLGHHQTVTSYWRQKAPSIVPKIQIKKTWQSRIELTWDEIPLNQRNGIIQGYKIFYWNQTGPVKVENVDPENRRVVLKDLKNEPLYEAFMMVSTSGGSLNGSRIHFEIQAFDAVTVVIIVISFGVGLAFLLILMVLICFSNHRRFKGNFWPVVPDPANSSIKSWTTDSTQDNYLASDSKEPNPIYLSHLSFLDLPVKASKKEDDSWLSSGEEMNDLGESICGSPFIPEYSGSNSGSVPYATVIFSDPRHIVKAPCVYLRSESKQPLLETEESFSPRSYQNMETDRMPVEQCFFGPCHDCVSEEAEDPDILWNDFPFLRALAMNDL; from the exons ATGAAGTCAACGTGGCTGTCAGTGATTGTTATGCTGGTGCCATTTTTGAATGGAGCCAGAAATG ATAATTACATGCCGCCGTGCGCCAACATCCAAACGGCCAGATTGGTGGTGCCCATGGGATCGCCTGTGACAGCCACTTGTGTCATCAGCGACGACTGTCCCCTGGTCATTGAAGAGATTGTTCGTATCGAGTGGCATCTGGACAATAATTTGCTCCCCATCAGCAGCTACGTGGCCGGAGCGAGCAGCAGGGTTTCGGAGGTTGTTATACCCAGCTTCAATCACACCAGAGCATTCCTCGCCTGCTGCGTCCAGACCTCTCCTGCTCAAGTGGTCAAAGGAGTAGAGATCAGAGCTGGAt ATCTGCCAGAAGCGCCACAAAACCTCAGCTGTCAGACAAACCTCACAAACCCCAACACCATGGCCTGTGTCTGGGACCCTGGGGAGCAGGAGACCTATCTGCTCACAAAGTACACGCTCCATACCAAGATATG GGAACTCCGTAAGAACCACACGTACGCAGTGCTACCAGGAGTCCACCGCTACACCATCCCACGCCCGGACTTTGTACTATTCTCCAAAATGGACATATATGTAAGGGCAGTGAATGAACTTGGAGAAGCAACTTCGGTTCCAATCATTGTGGAGCCCATCAGTAAAg CTAAGTTTGACCCACCAATGATTCTGAAGGTCGAAGCCGCGCCTCGCCGGTTTGGCTGCCTGGAACTGAGCTGGAGCTTGCCTCAGCACCTGTTCTGGGTCAGTAACAGGTACCTGAATGCGGAAGCCCGCCAGAAAACACCCAACAGCAGCCAGTGGACGAAGCAACCA ATCCTGCCAACCAAACCCGCGAACCTGTGTAACCTCCTCAATGGAACCCAATATGTCACCCAGATTAGAGTCAGATACAAGCAGAGCCCTTGGAGTGAATGGAGCAGCATCCAGTCTGGAGTCACCTTGGAGAGCG CTCCCACTGGACGCCTAGACTGGTGGATGAAGGTATCGAGGGATCAAATGCACAAACAACACAGCATAAAATTGTTTTGGAAG cCATCAAAACGATTTTGTGCCAACGGCCAAAATGTGTCATACGTTGTATCGGATCAAAAAATGCTGGGTGGAAAGGCAAATTTGTGCTCTACAAAGGGGAATTGCTGTACTTTCCAGCTTCCCAGGAGCGTAAAGAAAGTGCATCTGAGGGCTGTAAATGCAGCGGGAAAATCCGCCCCCACTGAATGCCACATTTACCCACCAAAAG GCCGTTTAGTGCTTTCAGATGTCTCTGTCGATCCACAAGAGGACAGATCCCTACTGGTGCAGTGGAGAACGGTGCTTTCTTCTAGTCCCGTTGATTTTGTCGTGGACTGGAGACCCGTGTTGAATAAAGAACTGTCTCTTTCCCAGTTTGAAATAGTCAACAGGAACCAGACAAGTCTTGTTATAAAAG GCAGCTTTGAGCCCTACGAGCCCTATGACATCTCTGTGTATCCGAGGTTTAAGGATGGGCTAGGCCATCATCAGACTGTTACTTCTTACTGGAGACAAAAGG CTCCATCCATTGttccaaaaatacaaattaagaAGACTTGGCAGTCACGTATTGAGCTTACCTGGGATGAAATCCCATTGAACCAAAGGAATGGAATCATCCAGGGCTATAAGATTTTCTACTGGAACCAGACTGGACCCGTTAAAG TTGAGAATGTTGACCCAGAAAACAGGAGGGTGGTACTCAAAGACCTCAAAAATGAGCCTCTGTATGAAGCTTTCATGATGGTTAGCACGTCTGGTGGAAGCCTGAATGGGTCGAGAATTCATTTTGAAATCCAGGCCTTTG atgcTGTTACTGTTGTCATCATTGTGATTTCGTTTGGGGTTGGGCTGGCATTCTTACTCATCCTCATggtcttgatttgtttttccaacCACAGAAG gtTTAAAGGCAACTTCTGGCCAGTTGTTCCAGATCCGGCGAATAGTAGCATCAAGAGTTGGACAACCGATTCAACACAG GATAACTACCTTGCCTCAGACAGTAAGGAACCCAATCCTATTTACCTGTCTCACCTCAGCTTCTTGGATCTCCCTGTGAAAGCAAGTAAAAAGGAGGATGACTCATGGTTAAGCAGTGGGGAGGAAATGAATGACCTCGGAGAGTCCATTTGTGGCTCGCCATTCATCCCTGAATACTCTGGTTCAAACAGCGGCTCTGTTCCATACGCTACTGTGATCTTCTCTGATCCGCGCCACATAGTTAAAGCGCCTTGTGTCTACCTGCGCTCTGAGTCCAAACAGCCCCTCCTGGAGACCGAGGAATCTTTCAGTCCAAGGAGCTACCAAAATATGGAAACAGATAGGATGCCGGTGGAGCAATGTTTTTTTGGACCGTGCCACGATTGTGTATCTGAAGAGGCAGAAGACCCAGATATTCTGTGGAATGACTTTCCTTTTCTAAGAGCATTAGCCATGAATGATTTGTAA